One Euphorbia lathyris chromosome 1, ddEupLath1.1, whole genome shotgun sequence DNA segment encodes these proteins:
- the LOC136226497 gene encoding protein LPA2, with protein sequence MALQIHTTSSLFRKSYRQFHLLSPSKPNLRIQSQNPTTDAEPANQSPAPKKSTAPGLGFGSSSSSPSSSTNSSLSDATSSSTASNKKKPNGKRDRASIIRRSPVQKPATVSQQEEAKATDQNTSESAFIVAWLGLGGIILVQGLLLSASGFLPDEWDKLFVKYLYPSFTPTVFLFVAGSVTYGVLKYLQNENLKDQK encoded by the exons ATGGCGCTACAAATCCACACTACTTCCTCTCTATTCAGAAAATCTTATCGCCAATTTCACCTCCTCTCTCCATCCAAACCCAATCTCAGAATCCAATCCCAAAATCCCACAACCGACGCCGAACCCGCCAATCAGTCACCTGCGCCTAAGAAATCCACTGCGCCTGGACTAGGGTTTGGATCATCCTCTTCCTCACCCTCATCTTCAACCAATTCAAGTCTCAGTGATGCTACTTCTTCGTCTACTGCTAGTAATAAGAAGAAACCTAACGGTAAAAGAGACAGAGCATCTATTATTAGGCGTTCACCGGTTCAGAAGCCTGCTACTGTAAGCCAACAGGAAGAGGCTAAAGCTACGGACCAGAATACAAGCGAAAGTGCCTTTATTGTGGCTTGGTTGGGCCTTGGTGGGATCATTCTTGTCCAGGGACTTTTGCTTTCTGCATCAG GCTTTCTACCTGATGAATGGGATAAATTATTTGTGAAGTACTTGTACCCATCCTTCACTCCTACTGTATTCTTGTTTGTTGCTGGATCTGTTACATATGGAGTGCTGAAGTACCTGCAGAATGAGAACCTTAAAGACCAAAAATGA
- the LOC136226505 gene encoding uncharacterized protein isoform X1 yields the protein MALFLSSAFLPTICSSLPLRTPCFCSLSPYPPLSTAKSPSPSAILWFKQDLRLHDHPGLLQASSYPALLPLYVFDHRILSRYSDEMLEIILFALDDLRKSLKEQGSNLMIRFGGAENVIRDLVEEVKATDVFAEEEVEYHLRTTMKIVEEALTKSTLAYRNPKIVRWRTPFYDIKNLKDLPASHVDFKKLPLTSPLLPPILPRAPMPLDWGSMPTLNELKKFMNENPFKLKETWTLIKEMSPETVLQNRKSKLRGANSSNLNFKQRQRSKVEKSVFVTEKQNVVGGGTSNILDALAGYLRYLEGTARDNWQEIHERLRNAESREGASFFALFGTSLCLGIISRRNVYYEAIKYEKERNAGFLSPFGYSATTVAAAIDAVCSMEWYWLMALKGQINNDGAYSVRIWRWNGYLIQYTVVGQEGPAILLVHGFGAFLEHYRDNIHPISEGGNRVWAITVLGFGKSEKPNVVYTELMWAELLRDFITDIVGEPVHLVGNSIGGYFISIVACFWPALVKSVVLINTAGDVTPGYDNHLQITKERRTSVVAQLGAKLLLPYLRWDIRKIVKQCYPTNTERVDDWLINEMLRASEDPGVNVVLESIFSFNLSLPLNCLLGGFEGKVLVIQGMKDPISDSKSKVARLKEHCSGVVIRELDAAGHCPHDERPGEVNAIICEWVVAAETKILPETFA from the exons ATGGCCCTCTTCCTCTCTTCCGCCTTCCTTCCCACCATCTGCTCTTCTCTTCCCCTCAGGACCCCTTGCTTTTGCTCTCTCTCTCCGTACCCACCCCTCTCCACTGCCAAATCGCCTTCTCCCTCTGCTATTCTCTGGTTCAAGCAGGATCTTCGCCTCCATGATCATCCTGGCCTTCTACAAGCCTCCTCCTATCCTGCCTTACTTCCTCTTTATGTTTTCGATCACCGGATTCTCTCTC GTTATTCTGATGAAATGCtggaaattattctttttgcACTGGATGATTTAAGGAAATCCTTAAAGGAACAAGGATCTAATTTGATGATTAGGTTTGGGGGTGCGGAGAATGTGATAAGAGACCTTGTAGAAGAG GTAAAAGCTACTGATGTATTTGCTGAAGAGGAGGTAGAGTACCACCTTCGCACAACAATGAAAATTGTTGAAGAAGCCTTGACGAAATCAACTCTTGCATATAGGAATCCGAAGATTGTACGTTGGCGTACTCCATTTTATGACATTAAG AATCTCAAGGACTTGCCTGCATCACATGTTGATTTCAAGAAACTTCCCCTGACTTCTCCTCTTTTGCCCCCTATCTTACCCAGGGCACCAATGCCATTGGACTGGG GTTCTATGCCCACATTGAATGAGTTGAAGAAATTTATGAATGAAAATCCGTTCAAATTGAAAGAGACTTGGACTTTGATCAAGGAGATGTCACCTGAAACTGTATTGCAGAATAGAAAGTCAAAATTGAGGGGAGCTAATTCAAGTAATTTGAATTTCAAGCAACGTCAGAGGAGTAAAGTGGAAAAATCTGTTTTTGTTACAGAAAAGCAAAATGTTGTGGGAGGTGGGACAAGTAACATACTTGATGCATTGGCTGGATACTTGCGATATTTGGAGGGAACAGCTCGGGATAATTGGCAAGA GATACATGAGAGGTTACGTAATGCTGAAAGTCGGGAAGGGGCTTCATTTTTTGCACTATTTGGCACTTCCCTTTGTCTTGGTATCATATCCAGAAGAAACGTGTATTATGAAGCGATCAAATATGAGAAGGAACGAAATGCTGGATTTCTATCACCTTTTGGATATTCTGCAACTACTGTTGCTGCTGCTATTGATGCTGTGTGCTCAATGGAG TGGTATTGGCTTATGGCTCTAAAAGGTCAAATAAACAATGATGGAGCATATTCTGTTCGAATATGGCGATGGAATGGGTATTTAATTCAG TATACAGTTGTTGGTCAAGAAGGCCCTGCAATTCTCCTTGTTCATGGTTTTGGTGCATTTTTGGAGCATTATCGTGACAATATACATCCTATATCTGAAGGTGGAAATCGTGTTTGGGCAATCACAGTTTTGGGATTTGGAAAATCAGAAAAGCCAAATGTCGTATACACAGAACTCATGTGGGCTGAATTGCTGAGAGATtttataactgatattgtgggTGAACCAGTGCATCTTGTGGGGAACTCTATTGGTG GCTATTTTATATCAATTGTTGCATGTTTTTGGCCTGCTTTGGTCAAGTCTGTTGTTCTTATCAACACTGCTGGGGATGTTACTCCAGGATATGATAATCATCTGCAAATCACTAAA GAAAGACGAACTTCAGTGGTTGCACAGCTTGGTGCTAAGCTGTTATTGCCTTACTTGAGGTGGGATATCAGAAAAATAGTGAAGCAGTGCTACCCAACT AATACTGAGAGAGTTGATGATTGGCTTATCAATGAAATGCTGAGAGCc TCTGAAGATCCTGGTGTAAATGTGGTTCTGGAAAGTATTTTCAGTTTTAATCTTTCACTCCCACTTAATTGTCTCTTGGGAGGTTTTGAAGGAAAGGTCTTAGTTATACAG GGAATGAAAGATCCTATCTCTGATTCCAAGTCCAAAGTTGCGAGGCTCAAAGAGCATTGCAGTGGTGTAGTAATCAGAGAGTTGGACGCCG CAGGCCACTGCCCCCATGATGAGCGGCCTGGAGAAGTGAATGCAATAATTTGTGAATGGGTAGTGGCAGCGGAAACCAAAATTCTGCCAGAGACCTTTGCATAG
- the LOC136226505 gene encoding uncharacterized protein isoform X2, giving the protein MALFLSSAFLPTICSSLPLRTPCFCSLSPYPPLSTAKSPSPSAILWFKQDLRLHDHPGLLQASSYPALLPLYVFDHRILSRYSDEMLEIILFALDDLRKSLKEQGSNLMIRFGGAENVIRDLVEEVKATDVFAEEEVEYHLRTTMKIVEEALTKSTLAYRNPKIVRWRTPFYDIKNLKDLPASHVDFKKLPLTSPLLPPILPRAPMPLDWGSMPTLNELKKFMNENPFKLKETWTLIKEMSPETVLQNRKSKLRGANSSNLNFKQRQRSKVEKSVFVTEKQNVVGGGTSNILDALAGYLRYLEGTARDNWQEIHERLRNAESREGASFFALFGTSLCLGIISRRNVYYEAIKYEKERNAGFLSPFGYSATTVAAAIDAVCSMEWYWLMALKGQINNDGAYSVRIWRWNGYLIQYTVVGQEGPAILLVHGFGAFLEHYRDNIHPISEGGNRVWAITVLGFGKSEKPNVVYTELMWAELLRDFITDIVGEPVHLVGNSIGGYFISIVACFWPALVKSVVLINTAGDVTPGYDNHLQITKERRTSVVAQLGAKLLLPYLRWDIRKIVKQCYPTNTERVDDWLINEMLRASEDPGVNVVLESIFSFNLSLPLNCLLGGFEGKVLVIQGMKDPISDSKSKVARLKEHCSGVVIRELDAGHCPHDERPGEVNAIICEWVVAAETKILPETFA; this is encoded by the exons ATGGCCCTCTTCCTCTCTTCCGCCTTCCTTCCCACCATCTGCTCTTCTCTTCCCCTCAGGACCCCTTGCTTTTGCTCTCTCTCTCCGTACCCACCCCTCTCCACTGCCAAATCGCCTTCTCCCTCTGCTATTCTCTGGTTCAAGCAGGATCTTCGCCTCCATGATCATCCTGGCCTTCTACAAGCCTCCTCCTATCCTGCCTTACTTCCTCTTTATGTTTTCGATCACCGGATTCTCTCTC GTTATTCTGATGAAATGCtggaaattattctttttgcACTGGATGATTTAAGGAAATCCTTAAAGGAACAAGGATCTAATTTGATGATTAGGTTTGGGGGTGCGGAGAATGTGATAAGAGACCTTGTAGAAGAG GTAAAAGCTACTGATGTATTTGCTGAAGAGGAGGTAGAGTACCACCTTCGCACAACAATGAAAATTGTTGAAGAAGCCTTGACGAAATCAACTCTTGCATATAGGAATCCGAAGATTGTACGTTGGCGTACTCCATTTTATGACATTAAG AATCTCAAGGACTTGCCTGCATCACATGTTGATTTCAAGAAACTTCCCCTGACTTCTCCTCTTTTGCCCCCTATCTTACCCAGGGCACCAATGCCATTGGACTGGG GTTCTATGCCCACATTGAATGAGTTGAAGAAATTTATGAATGAAAATCCGTTCAAATTGAAAGAGACTTGGACTTTGATCAAGGAGATGTCACCTGAAACTGTATTGCAGAATAGAAAGTCAAAATTGAGGGGAGCTAATTCAAGTAATTTGAATTTCAAGCAACGTCAGAGGAGTAAAGTGGAAAAATCTGTTTTTGTTACAGAAAAGCAAAATGTTGTGGGAGGTGGGACAAGTAACATACTTGATGCATTGGCTGGATACTTGCGATATTTGGAGGGAACAGCTCGGGATAATTGGCAAGA GATACATGAGAGGTTACGTAATGCTGAAAGTCGGGAAGGGGCTTCATTTTTTGCACTATTTGGCACTTCCCTTTGTCTTGGTATCATATCCAGAAGAAACGTGTATTATGAAGCGATCAAATATGAGAAGGAACGAAATGCTGGATTTCTATCACCTTTTGGATATTCTGCAACTACTGTTGCTGCTGCTATTGATGCTGTGTGCTCAATGGAG TGGTATTGGCTTATGGCTCTAAAAGGTCAAATAAACAATGATGGAGCATATTCTGTTCGAATATGGCGATGGAATGGGTATTTAATTCAG TATACAGTTGTTGGTCAAGAAGGCCCTGCAATTCTCCTTGTTCATGGTTTTGGTGCATTTTTGGAGCATTATCGTGACAATATACATCCTATATCTGAAGGTGGAAATCGTGTTTGGGCAATCACAGTTTTGGGATTTGGAAAATCAGAAAAGCCAAATGTCGTATACACAGAACTCATGTGGGCTGAATTGCTGAGAGATtttataactgatattgtgggTGAACCAGTGCATCTTGTGGGGAACTCTATTGGTG GCTATTTTATATCAATTGTTGCATGTTTTTGGCCTGCTTTGGTCAAGTCTGTTGTTCTTATCAACACTGCTGGGGATGTTACTCCAGGATATGATAATCATCTGCAAATCACTAAA GAAAGACGAACTTCAGTGGTTGCACAGCTTGGTGCTAAGCTGTTATTGCCTTACTTGAGGTGGGATATCAGAAAAATAGTGAAGCAGTGCTACCCAACT AATACTGAGAGAGTTGATGATTGGCTTATCAATGAAATGCTGAGAGCc TCTGAAGATCCTGGTGTAAATGTGGTTCTGGAAAGTATTTTCAGTTTTAATCTTTCACTCCCACTTAATTGTCTCTTGGGAGGTTTTGAAGGAAAGGTCTTAGTTATACAG GGAATGAAAGATCCTATCTCTGATTCCAAGTCCAAAGTTGCGAGGCTCAAAGAGCATTGCAGTGGTGTAGTAATCAGAGAGTTGGACGCCG GCCACTGCCCCCATGATGAGCGGCCTGGAGAAGTGAATGCAATAATTTGTGAATGGGTAGTGGCAGCGGAAACCAAAATTCTGCCAGAGACCTTTGCATAG
- the LOC136226519 gene encoding mitochondrial intermediate peptidase, mitochondrial isoform X2 has translation MPSSAEIIRAMDEISDTVCSVVDSAELCRQTHPDREFIEEANKASMRINEYLHYLNTNHTLYAAVKRAEQDGHLLTKEAHRTARYLRIDFEKGGIHLPSEKLDRLNQINMDIFHLSRKFGENISIDEGHVDIFPETRIPKRIRHLLTPIHRFKSGSSGGSFMSGNNMKEKGFRITTETSTLTSVMHWTSDDEVRKMAYIKGNSTPRANIEVVDKLIAARHELAEIMGCRSYAEFMVKPNLASSPEVVMSFLREMSEMIRPKADEELETIRNFKREKCGTKCVDLEPWDETYYTGMMKSSIQNLDPFIVASYFPLSQCIEGLKVLVRELFGATFHNVPMPPGETWHADVLKMCLHHPEEGDLGYLYLDLYSRKGKYPSCANFAIKGGRRISEAEYQLPVVALVCNFCRLNSSSTVNLNHWEVENLFHEFGHALHALLSRTDYQHFSGTRVVLDFAEVPSNLFEYYAQDYRVLKTFAKHYSTGEIIPEKLVKSMQAAKDMFAATELQRQVFYALVDQTIFGEQPSTPRETSSIVADLRTQCTGWKHVEGTHWQLRFNHLINYGAGYYSYLYARCFAATIWEKLCKEDPLSITTGNALRTKVLQHGGAKEPAEMLNDLVGEGVVRYCNGGIVPDMTSVADELHLIGR, from the exons ATGCCTTCATCCGCTGAAATTATCCGAGCCATGGATGAGATATCAGACACT GTCTGCTCTGTTGTTGACTCTGCAGAACTTTGTAGACAAACTCATCCAGACAG ggaatttattgaagaggctAACAAGGCATCTATGAGGATCAACGAATATCTACAT TATCTAAATACAAATCACACTTTATATGCTGCGGTGAAAAGAGCAGAGCAAGATGGGCATTTGCTTACAAAGGAAGCTCATAGGACTGCCCGCTACCTGCGCATTGATTTTGAGAAGGGTGGAATCCATCTGCCATCTG AGAAATTAGATAGGTTGAATCAAATAAACATGGACATTTTCCACCTCTCCAGGAA atttggtgaaaatattAGTATTGATGAAGGTCATGTGGATATATTTCCAGAAACCCGGATCCCAAAACGCATACGGCATCTCCTTACTCCTATTCATCGCTTTAAATCTGGAAGTTCTGGAGGATCATTTATGTCAGGGAATAACATGAAAGAAAAAGGGTTTCGGATAACAACAGAGACATCAACTCTAACTTCCGTTATGCATTGGACATCAGATGATGAG GTTAGAAAGATGGCATATATCAAAGGAAACTCTACCCCACGTGCAAACATTGAAGTAGTTGATAAGCTTATTGCTGCTCGTCATGAACTTGCTGAG ATAATGGGGTGTAGATCTTATGCTGAGTTTATGGTGAAACCAAACTTGGCATCATCACCTGaagttgtgatgtcctttcttcGTGAAATGAGTGAGATGATCAGGccaaaagctgatgag GAGCTTGAGACAATTAGAAATTTTAAGAGAGAAAAATGCGGTACAAAATGTGTTGATTTAGAGCCATGGGATGAGACATATTATACAGGGATGATGAAGTCTTCTATTCAGAATTTGGACCCTTTT ATAGTAGCATCATATTTCCCACTGTCTCAGTGTATTGAAGGTTTGAAAGTGCTAGTTAGAGAATTATTTGGTGCAACGTTTCATAATGTTCCAATGCCACCAGGTGAAACATGGCACGCCGACGTCCTGAAAATGTGTCTTCATCATCCTGAAGAG ggTGACTTGGGATACTTGTACCTTGATTTGTATTCCAGGAAGGGCAAATATCCAAGTTGTGCTAACTTTGCAATTAAGGGAGGCCGCCGAATTTCTGAAGCAGAATACCAGCTTCCT GTTGTGGCCCTTGTTTGCAATTTTTGTAGACTTAATAGTTCATCAACTGTGAACCTCAATCACTGGGAAGTGGAAAATCTGTTTCATGAGTTTGGACATGCTCTTCATGCCTTGCTTTCAAGAACG GATTACCAACATTTTTCAGGTACAAGGGTGGTTCTTGACTTTGCTGAGGTGCCTTCCAACCTCTTTGA GTACTATGCCCAGGATTACCGAGTGCTAAAAACATTTGCCAAGCACTATTCAACTGGTGAAATAATACCTGAGAAATTGGTGAAGTCGATGCAAGCCGCTAAAGATATGTTCGCAGCTACAGAATTACAACGCCAG GTGTTTTATGCTTTGGTTGACCAAACGATTTTTGGTGAACAACCATCCACACCCAGGGAGACGAGTAGTATTGTCGCAGATCTTAGGACACAGTGTACCGGTTGGAAGCATGTGGAAGGTACACACTGGCAGCTGAGGTTCAATCATCTTATCAATTATGGTGCAG GTTACTACAGCTACTTATATGCTCGATGCTTTGCTGCAACGATATGGGAGAAGTTATGCAAGGAAGATCCGCTTTCGATAACCACGGGAAATGCTCTCAGAACAAAGGTACTACAGCATGGTGGAGCCAAAGAACCAGCTGAAATGTTGAATGATTTAGTGGGAGAAGGGGTTGTGAGGTATTGCAATGGAGGGATAGTCCCTGACATGACGAGTGTTGCTGATGAGTTGCATCTGATCGGAAGATGA
- the LOC136226519 gene encoding mitochondrial intermediate peptidase, mitochondrial isoform X1: MSTVLRRAASKLCHRDVHNLRNSDRLKTRYSSTGAVPRRDVATTGLYGFDHLKTAKGFRRFVDEAIERSGELVDNISTMPSSAEIIRAMDEISDTVCSVVDSAELCRQTHPDREFIEEANKASMRINEYLHYLNTNHTLYAAVKRAEQDGHLLTKEAHRTARYLRIDFEKGGIHLPSEKLDRLNQINMDIFHLSRKFGENISIDEGHVDIFPETRIPKRIRHLLTPIHRFKSGSSGGSFMSGNNMKEKGFRITTETSTLTSVMHWTSDDEVRKMAYIKGNSTPRANIEVVDKLIAARHELAEIMGCRSYAEFMVKPNLASSPEVVMSFLREMSEMIRPKADEELETIRNFKREKCGTKCVDLEPWDETYYTGMMKSSIQNLDPFIVASYFPLSQCIEGLKVLVRELFGATFHNVPMPPGETWHADVLKMCLHHPEEGDLGYLYLDLYSRKGKYPSCANFAIKGGRRISEAEYQLPVVALVCNFCRLNSSSTVNLNHWEVENLFHEFGHALHALLSRTDYQHFSGTRVVLDFAEVPSNLFEYYAQDYRVLKTFAKHYSTGEIIPEKLVKSMQAAKDMFAATELQRQVFYALVDQTIFGEQPSTPRETSSIVADLRTQCTGWKHVEGTHWQLRFNHLINYGAGYYSYLYARCFAATIWEKLCKEDPLSITTGNALRTKVLQHGGAKEPAEMLNDLVGEGVVRYCNGGIVPDMTSVADELHLIGR; encoded by the exons ATGTCCACAGTACTCAGGAGAGCTGCCTCGAAACTCTGTCACAGAGATGTTCATAACTTACGCAATTCGGATCGTCTCAAGACCCGATACTCAAGCACCGGGGCAGTACCGCGACGAGACGTAGCAACCACCGGCCTCTACGGGTTCGACCACTTAAAAACTGCCAAAGGGTTTCGACGCTTCGTTGACGAAGCCATTGAGAG GTCTGGGGAACTGGTTGATAATATTTCCACAATGCCTTCATCCGCTGAAATTATCCGAGCCATGGATGAGATATCAGACACT GTCTGCTCTGTTGTTGACTCTGCAGAACTTTGTAGACAAACTCATCCAGACAG ggaatttattgaagaggctAACAAGGCATCTATGAGGATCAACGAATATCTACAT TATCTAAATACAAATCACACTTTATATGCTGCGGTGAAAAGAGCAGAGCAAGATGGGCATTTGCTTACAAAGGAAGCTCATAGGACTGCCCGCTACCTGCGCATTGATTTTGAGAAGGGTGGAATCCATCTGCCATCTG AGAAATTAGATAGGTTGAATCAAATAAACATGGACATTTTCCACCTCTCCAGGAA atttggtgaaaatattAGTATTGATGAAGGTCATGTGGATATATTTCCAGAAACCCGGATCCCAAAACGCATACGGCATCTCCTTACTCCTATTCATCGCTTTAAATCTGGAAGTTCTGGAGGATCATTTATGTCAGGGAATAACATGAAAGAAAAAGGGTTTCGGATAACAACAGAGACATCAACTCTAACTTCCGTTATGCATTGGACATCAGATGATGAG GTTAGAAAGATGGCATATATCAAAGGAAACTCTACCCCACGTGCAAACATTGAAGTAGTTGATAAGCTTATTGCTGCTCGTCATGAACTTGCTGAG ATAATGGGGTGTAGATCTTATGCTGAGTTTATGGTGAAACCAAACTTGGCATCATCACCTGaagttgtgatgtcctttcttcGTGAAATGAGTGAGATGATCAGGccaaaagctgatgag GAGCTTGAGACAATTAGAAATTTTAAGAGAGAAAAATGCGGTACAAAATGTGTTGATTTAGAGCCATGGGATGAGACATATTATACAGGGATGATGAAGTCTTCTATTCAGAATTTGGACCCTTTT ATAGTAGCATCATATTTCCCACTGTCTCAGTGTATTGAAGGTTTGAAAGTGCTAGTTAGAGAATTATTTGGTGCAACGTTTCATAATGTTCCAATGCCACCAGGTGAAACATGGCACGCCGACGTCCTGAAAATGTGTCTTCATCATCCTGAAGAG ggTGACTTGGGATACTTGTACCTTGATTTGTATTCCAGGAAGGGCAAATATCCAAGTTGTGCTAACTTTGCAATTAAGGGAGGCCGCCGAATTTCTGAAGCAGAATACCAGCTTCCT GTTGTGGCCCTTGTTTGCAATTTTTGTAGACTTAATAGTTCATCAACTGTGAACCTCAATCACTGGGAAGTGGAAAATCTGTTTCATGAGTTTGGACATGCTCTTCATGCCTTGCTTTCAAGAACG GATTACCAACATTTTTCAGGTACAAGGGTGGTTCTTGACTTTGCTGAGGTGCCTTCCAACCTCTTTGA GTACTATGCCCAGGATTACCGAGTGCTAAAAACATTTGCCAAGCACTATTCAACTGGTGAAATAATACCTGAGAAATTGGTGAAGTCGATGCAAGCCGCTAAAGATATGTTCGCAGCTACAGAATTACAACGCCAG GTGTTTTATGCTTTGGTTGACCAAACGATTTTTGGTGAACAACCATCCACACCCAGGGAGACGAGTAGTATTGTCGCAGATCTTAGGACACAGTGTACCGGTTGGAAGCATGTGGAAGGTACACACTGGCAGCTGAGGTTCAATCATCTTATCAATTATGGTGCAG GTTACTACAGCTACTTATATGCTCGATGCTTTGCTGCAACGATATGGGAGAAGTTATGCAAGGAAGATCCGCTTTCGATAACCACGGGAAATGCTCTCAGAACAAAGGTACTACAGCATGGTGGAGCCAAAGAACCAGCTGAAATGTTGAATGATTTAGTGGGAGAAGGGGTTGTGAGGTATTGCAATGGAGGGATAGTCCCTGACATGACGAGTGTTGCTGATGAGTTGCATCTGATCGGAAGATGA
- the LOC136226519 gene encoding mitochondrial intermediate peptidase, mitochondrial isoform X3, whose protein sequence is MRINEYLHYLNTNHTLYAAVKRAEQDGHLLTKEAHRTARYLRIDFEKGGIHLPSEKLDRLNQINMDIFHLSRKFGENISIDEGHVDIFPETRIPKRIRHLLTPIHRFKSGSSGGSFMSGNNMKEKGFRITTETSTLTSVMHWTSDDEVRKMAYIKGNSTPRANIEVVDKLIAARHELAEIMGCRSYAEFMVKPNLASSPEVVMSFLREMSEMIRPKADEELETIRNFKREKCGTKCVDLEPWDETYYTGMMKSSIQNLDPFIVASYFPLSQCIEGLKVLVRELFGATFHNVPMPPGETWHADVLKMCLHHPEEGDLGYLYLDLYSRKGKYPSCANFAIKGGRRISEAEYQLPVVALVCNFCRLNSSSTVNLNHWEVENLFHEFGHALHALLSRTDYQHFSGTRVVLDFAEVPSNLFEYYAQDYRVLKTFAKHYSTGEIIPEKLVKSMQAAKDMFAATELQRQVFYALVDQTIFGEQPSTPRETSSIVADLRTQCTGWKHVEGTHWQLRFNHLINYGAGYYSYLYARCFAATIWEKLCKEDPLSITTGNALRTKVLQHGGAKEPAEMLNDLVGEGVVRYCNGGIVPDMTSVADELHLIGR, encoded by the exons ATGAGGATCAACGAATATCTACAT TATCTAAATACAAATCACACTTTATATGCTGCGGTGAAAAGAGCAGAGCAAGATGGGCATTTGCTTACAAAGGAAGCTCATAGGACTGCCCGCTACCTGCGCATTGATTTTGAGAAGGGTGGAATCCATCTGCCATCTG AGAAATTAGATAGGTTGAATCAAATAAACATGGACATTTTCCACCTCTCCAGGAA atttggtgaaaatattAGTATTGATGAAGGTCATGTGGATATATTTCCAGAAACCCGGATCCCAAAACGCATACGGCATCTCCTTACTCCTATTCATCGCTTTAAATCTGGAAGTTCTGGAGGATCATTTATGTCAGGGAATAACATGAAAGAAAAAGGGTTTCGGATAACAACAGAGACATCAACTCTAACTTCCGTTATGCATTGGACATCAGATGATGAG GTTAGAAAGATGGCATATATCAAAGGAAACTCTACCCCACGTGCAAACATTGAAGTAGTTGATAAGCTTATTGCTGCTCGTCATGAACTTGCTGAG ATAATGGGGTGTAGATCTTATGCTGAGTTTATGGTGAAACCAAACTTGGCATCATCACCTGaagttgtgatgtcctttcttcGTGAAATGAGTGAGATGATCAGGccaaaagctgatgag GAGCTTGAGACAATTAGAAATTTTAAGAGAGAAAAATGCGGTACAAAATGTGTTGATTTAGAGCCATGGGATGAGACATATTATACAGGGATGATGAAGTCTTCTATTCAGAATTTGGACCCTTTT ATAGTAGCATCATATTTCCCACTGTCTCAGTGTATTGAAGGTTTGAAAGTGCTAGTTAGAGAATTATTTGGTGCAACGTTTCATAATGTTCCAATGCCACCAGGTGAAACATGGCACGCCGACGTCCTGAAAATGTGTCTTCATCATCCTGAAGAG ggTGACTTGGGATACTTGTACCTTGATTTGTATTCCAGGAAGGGCAAATATCCAAGTTGTGCTAACTTTGCAATTAAGGGAGGCCGCCGAATTTCTGAAGCAGAATACCAGCTTCCT GTTGTGGCCCTTGTTTGCAATTTTTGTAGACTTAATAGTTCATCAACTGTGAACCTCAATCACTGGGAAGTGGAAAATCTGTTTCATGAGTTTGGACATGCTCTTCATGCCTTGCTTTCAAGAACG GATTACCAACATTTTTCAGGTACAAGGGTGGTTCTTGACTTTGCTGAGGTGCCTTCCAACCTCTTTGA GTACTATGCCCAGGATTACCGAGTGCTAAAAACATTTGCCAAGCACTATTCAACTGGTGAAATAATACCTGAGAAATTGGTGAAGTCGATGCAAGCCGCTAAAGATATGTTCGCAGCTACAGAATTACAACGCCAG GTGTTTTATGCTTTGGTTGACCAAACGATTTTTGGTGAACAACCATCCACACCCAGGGAGACGAGTAGTATTGTCGCAGATCTTAGGACACAGTGTACCGGTTGGAAGCATGTGGAAGGTACACACTGGCAGCTGAGGTTCAATCATCTTATCAATTATGGTGCAG GTTACTACAGCTACTTATATGCTCGATGCTTTGCTGCAACGATATGGGAGAAGTTATGCAAGGAAGATCCGCTTTCGATAACCACGGGAAATGCTCTCAGAACAAAGGTACTACAGCATGGTGGAGCCAAAGAACCAGCTGAAATGTTGAATGATTTAGTGGGAGAAGGGGTTGTGAGGTATTGCAATGGAGGGATAGTCCCTGACATGACGAGTGTTGCTGATGAGTTGCATCTGATCGGAAGATGA